ATGAAAGATTGTCTGGAATGTTGTAGAAGTGATTCACAAAATGGATGGAGGAGTAGACCAAATGACCCTGAAGATCAGAACTGCgaggggccatctagtccagctccttcaTGATAGAGCCAGAGAGACCAAGTGATTTGCCCCCAAAGAGTTAGAGTCAGTGGCACAGCTCATGCTGGGGCTCTCAGCTCTCCCATCCATGGCACATTCTACAACATCACCCCCATCTCTGGGATTCTATGGAGCTGCATGCACACACTGCAGAAGCCAGAGCCATGAGACATCACCCTTGTGCAGGGACAAACATGAGGCAGTATGTCtcacctccacacctttgcactgactgtcccccTCCCTGTCTTCAGTTTTGCCTcttagcttctctggcttccttcaacaaTCAGTTCAAAACTCACCTTTATCTCCAGGAGGCCTTTCACGGACTCTCCAGTTGCTAAGGCTGTCCCCCTGAGATTGCCTCTCATCACAcagaaaatatatgtgtatatacatatacgtgtgtgcatatatacattgGGTAGATGTATATAAACATACCCATGTATGTACCCATATCTTGTGTGCTACTCGCATTTACATATGGTTTCCTCCATTAGTATGTGAGACCTTTCAGGGTAGAgactattgttttgtttttctttgttttcctagcacttaacacagtgctcaGTTATACACtgtgtgcttagtaaatgcttgtttcctatTTAACCCCCACCCTTCAGTGCTAGCAGCAAAATCAAGAAGCctctggggtgagaaggaggtGGAGAGGTAATGAAGAGAAAACCAGCCTCCAAGGCAGGAAGAGCTAGGCTTACATTCCACCTCTGATCCCCGCTTCTGTGGCAACCACCAAGTCACTCACTCAGCCTTGCCATTCCCCAGGCAGCTCTGCAAGAGCCTCTGTCAAAGGGTTGatgttgatctgcattggtggagggaggtTCCTCACTGGGAGGTCCACCAAGGtaatcaaaaaattttttaaaatcagaaagctTATAACTAATGTTAGACCAAATGCTCACCCTGCTGGTAAGGGGTAGAAGCACCTTAATGTCCACATCAGGTACAACAGACATCATCAACCTAGGCGGGACTCGATAACTCAGGGTACCCAAATCACTCTGTACAGTTAGACTTTTTCTCTCAGGTTGttatgtgtgtgtggtttttccttcattctcaaagaggaaccaAGACATCAGTGAGATGATGACAGGACTGAGTTGACTtagatttgagagagggagggctatgcaaggtcaccagcctcactttctcctccaaagccatctggatccagtggccagatagtcatcagaacaactgaagatggcccaggatgcaaggggagaccttggcccttttaggctaaagccttttcgggttctcactctgagtgaggtaacacccatttggggaataggcttctttaagcagTTATTCAAGCGATGGTGCCTTTAATCATGGGAGGGGAAGACTTTCAGGGTTCCtagacaaaagagaaacagttactatttagtatttttttctctcaagagAATTATTGGCTAACTATAAAGTTACAGGATTTCCATAATATGACAACCAGTCAACAGGCATTATTAATTAAGGACCTTcatgtgtgtcaggcactgacaGGTGAAACAGGAAAGCAATGAGATTGAGCCTGGCTtcatggaacttacagtctatctggggagacaacacatacacatatagatagaaacaaaataaatacaatgtatctgagggaggaggaaatggaagtaaCATGGTGAGTTTCCAGTCATTCAGTGCAACAAGGTAATTAGCCAAGGGGTAACCCTCCCCTCATTGGCCACTGTATTGATTACCTACCCCAAGGTCAACTTCATGAATGAGAATGATTTGACCATGGACATAGATTTCAAGATCCGAGAGACTGAATGCAGGAAAGCCTCTGAAAATCCACCGAGCACCTGTGATTTCAAAATAGGCTATTACGCGGTAAGCCAACTTGCCATGTGGCCTTCTTTGGTCAGACCCATCCTACTGTCAAATACTGTTGCTCTGTGTGAGCTCAAGAGTTTACCCACAAGAATCAGGATGCCCAAACTGCTAAAGGTGAAGACAGCCTGCCGGGAAAAGGGGCCAGAGGCTGGAAGCAGGCTTCAACACTGGCACATCCTGGGTACAGGAAAGCCTTGTAGAGCCCTTGCCTCGCACATACTATCATAGTCTGGGTGGGTGACTTACAtatgcccacacacacacaccaagcccacataaaaaggaagttgaagagggagggaggggggagtaggCAGGGCAGGGGCCTGCTCAGGGGAAAGGTGGACACATCTGAACAGTGTTAGAAGGGGATGTGGCCAGCTTGGGCACTCCCTTCTTCATGGAGAGCATTGTCTTTCTGGAAGtggtttcccttcttttcctagaGTCCAGCAAGGTCAATGTCCCACTGTTTTTCTGCCCATGTTTGACAGTCAACAGCATTCTGCAGAAGTACTGTAGAGATCTCCTCTGGGCAGGTGCAGAACGTGTGGGTCCGCTGCCACCATGCCTTCTCCAGCTCCGAATCCAGTAGCAGTGAAGAGGTGAGCCAGAGTGGTCCATGCAGCTTCCTTTAGGATTTGTACCTCTCCCACGGGTGGGAAAGTGGTGTAATAAACACAGTTGGATAAATTAAGCAGGTATAGACAGGCCATGGTGGTGCTCCTGACCCACCACACCAGGGCTGGAAATGACCCAAAGCTGGATCCATACAAATGCTTATTGGCCAGTTTGACTTGAAAAAGGCACCATGGAGAATAAGATCATGGCCCAAACACAGCAAACTGtgccccctccccaaaccccagGACTTCCATTCAGTACTCCCAGCCCTCTCTCTTCCCAGCCCCATGTTGCTGATTGACATCAGTTTGaactcccccttccccaaagagCCCTCAGACAAAAGGCTTGATTTCTTTCCCAACTCTATTGCTATCTCCCCACATAATAATGAACACCTTTGGCATTCATTGGTGGGCCTGCCTATGCCCAAGTCGAGCTGGGCAGAATACCTGCCTCTGATGCCTAGGTAACAGTCCTATTCACATGCTTGTGCTTCAGGCCCTTTCCTGATCACACAGAATTGCTGGTTAGCACCTGATCTGCTTGCAGATCCTCCAAGTGGAGGGGCCTGGTTCATGTTGGGGCAGCTCCAAGGGTCAGAAAGCTCTTCATGACAGTGATAACCAGCCTTAGCCCTTCCCTCCACTGCCCTTGGTTCTGCCCCTGGGGCCGAACAGAAGGAGCTTGCCCACTCCTCCCTCTGCATGACTGGAGCTCATTGTGAATCCCTTCTACTGAGTCCTTTCCCAAGCCTTGGCCCAGCCTGGAGGAATGTCCCTAAGTCCTTGAGGGCTGCCCTAGAGAGTCTGAGTCCTGTAAGAGACTGTTCACCCCAGACTCTGCCAGCTGAGTCTCAGGCAGCTCATGTCAGACAACCACAGGGCACTGCTCTACACCACTCCTCACAGAACACACACTAAGTTGTTGAGGTCTGGCTCTTCACTGGTGAGGACGAGACCCAAGCAGGGAAACTTCTGGTCTTTGAGACAAAAATGCCCTATTATAACTTGGCCTGGGGATAATATCTGTCAAAGGGCTCAGCCATAATAAGCTGCGTTGCCCTTGGCTAGCTGGgactgaatgtgtgtgtgcatgcgtgtgcatgtatgcattGTGCTTGTGCATGTGCTTATGCACATATGTGCTGTGTGTATCATGTGTGTGCATCTCTCTCCTCGTTTCTgcctttttctagatttttgggGGCAGACTGGGATCATACAACTGGAGGAACTATTACATGAGAGGTAAGCAGGGGTTTGGAGGTTGGGGGTGATGGTCTCAAGATCACTGTGGTACCTTTCTGATAAGGAGACTCCAAAACCCATTCATTTAACAGTTTATTCTTTGTGTGATTCTGAGTGTCAGAGTCAGAAGGGCGTTCACAGGCCAAGCAATCTAGTCACACCTGACCCTCTCCTCTACATCACCACCAACATCACTAACATTTACAGAGCCCCTGgagatttacaaggcactttACAGACAGTCctttatctaatttgattcttaGGTGAAATAgttctcttattatccccattttacagaggggaaaactaaacgcaagagaggttaagtaacttggcaaGGGTCATTCAGCAAGTGTCTAATCCCAATGTCCCCAATACGATGGTTAGGTGGCGCCATAGTTCATatagtgccaggtctgaagtcaggaagacttatctttgggagttcaaattcggcctcagagaCCACTGGCTGCgtggctgtgggcaagtcacttaacactgcgtgtctcagtttcctcatctgtaaaaagagctggaagaggaaatggcaaactccaaataccaagaaaatcccaaatggagtcatgacgagtcagacacaactgaaactgaCTCAGCACAACGATGACCACCCACTATCCTGATTCTGCCCTTGAGGGCCAAACATCAATGTGCTGCTCTGCACTGGTTCAGAgatttcctcactgggaactTTATACACAGatgattaaaagaaaatcaatgacCTTCCTGAAGGCAAGGACCTTTCGTCTTTGTCTTCATAGCATCAGTTCCTAGCCTAGTGCCCAAACCTCGTAAGGACTTTAAAAGATTCTATATCATGCCCATCATGTCATGAGCCTGATGAGGAGAGGGGCCCATCTCTGAGAAGTTTGAGTAGCTTTGGAACTGGGTGGGCACTGCATTGAGAAACGTGAATCCCTGATTTATTTGTGATCTGCCAAGAAAAATGGGAGAGAAAGGGTAGCCTAGGTTGGCTTCCTAAATTACTTATTTAAACCACCTTAGATCTGCCAAAATTAAACTTAGCCTGTGTGATGTGGTGCAAAGACTACCAACCTTGGGGTCAGTCCACAGGACtttgttcaaatcccagctcagaaTATATCCTCCTATATTTCAGTTCTTGAGCCCCTACCAATGTGTCTTCATTTACACAAACCAACCACCTGCAGTAATGACACGTTTAGAACATAGCTATTTACTTCACAATAAAGCAAAAGAAGtaataacattattatatattaacatTACATGTGTCATatgttaaatatattaaaattcatgaagcaaaaataaatataacataatCCATGTATAAACCTAATACATGCTCTCCCACCAATCCATTCAGTATCTGTATGAAAAAATGGACACACACAGAAACCTGGAAAAAGACACCTAACAGGAAAATCCAGGTGCTTAGAGTAATTCATAagtctagaactggaaggtatgatgtcctttctctgcctcaggaACTACCCATAGCAGTTTTTTGATGAACATAACTTCTGTACCAAACAACTGATTCTACTACTTGAGTTGATCCATGCTATGTTCAACATCAACTATAGTTTCCATCACTTCCAGGTCCAAACTTAACTGAGGCAATTCCAAAATCccttctttgacttctttctttctcctatctTTGTGGGGTCAGATTCCGAGTCCCCCCTTCACCATAATCAGATAAATGACATTTGTGCCTTAACCATAAAACAGTTGCGGTGCCCATATCACTCCAGCATACTACAGCTTGTCACCTTCAAAAGGAAACCAGTTTCAGGACTATCTCTGCAATTATTTCtcttagaactctgatcaaaacaaGCCTAAGTCAGCCACAAACTGCTCCATATGGGAGAGCAGAACCATAAAGAGGTATTGCACTTACAATACCTGTTGGACCCACCACCTGATCCTCTCACAGCCAACAAGCCCCCACACCTGGGGTTGTTTTCAGAAGGGTGATGATGATCATTCTGAACTGGAAGCAAACTTGGAGGTCCATGAGCCCAACCCCATCATTTCACAAACAGAaaccttgcccaaagtcaagtACATGTCAgaaccaggattagaacccaggtcatctgactccaaatccagtcacCTTAAGGAGGGTGGTAATGCACATTTTTAAGCAAGATTATAGAAATCATGGCTATGAAACAACAAAACTCTAAAAAACCAGATTAGAGCACTCCTCCAGAGCACCCTCCTTCCAAAGTTGTCTCCTTGGAAGATTTGTCTCATCTACTCAAAGTGGGTGGCCTTCACTCTACGAAAAGCTGAAAATCCTCATGCTTAAATCCTGGGAGTAACCAGGACCTAGGTGTCTCCACTCTCTTTTAAAGGCATCGGGGATGTGGAGGTGTTTCCACCACAAAGCAGAAGACTCCAGAATGATTGGAATCGATACAGGGCCTTTGAATAGCAATAGTGAGGTAAGTGAACTCGGAGGGATGTCTTGGGCTTTAGGCTTCAGCCTAAATTCACACAATGAATGTCACAGACTTTTAagattgatttgtttttaataacCCTGGAAGCAGGGAATGAGGCTAGATAGTCTAACCACTCTTTCTTCTACATGCTCCTTTCCAAACATCACCTCAGTTGAGCAAAATCAGTGAGGTCAGGGAAGGTAAAGTCTCATATAGGCTGGATGGAAGACAGGTCCCCAAAATCAAGTTTTACTGAGAATGACCCTTGGCTACCTAAGTGGTTCATTGGAACTGAATGCTTTCTGACTTTTCTGCAGTCTTTATCTgtcaatcactctcttctccacaatactctcttctctccaggtttctGTGACTCTGTCCTGGCTCTCCTTCCACCTATCTgaccattctttctttctcagtcttctgtGCTGTGCCCACTGACCCTAGTTGGCCCCCAAAGCTCTGTCcagggctctcttctcttcttcctctttgctAGTTCATTTGCTAATCTCATCAGGATTGAACgaccatctctatgctaatgattctcagatgAACTAATCTAGGCTTACCCTGTCTCCCAACCTCCAGactcacatctccagctgcctattagAAATCTCTAACTGGATGTCCCTCAGTATGCCCCTAAACtaaatttattctctttcctccaaaCCTTCCCCCTTTCCAAGCTTCCCTGTtattgttgagggcaccaccatccttcccatCACCCAACCTTGCAACCTAGGGGTCATCCTGGACACGTTACTGTTTCTCACCCCATTACcctccccccatatccaatctgttgtaaGATCTGTTGATTTtccctttgtaacatctcttgtgtGCTCCACCTTCTCTCTGACCCTAGGAAAGGTCATCATCACATCCcacttgatctttacaataactgCACCCTAGGAGAAAGAGCCCTGGTTTTACAGGTGAAGGACCTGGGTTTCAATTTCATCTCTGTAACTTACTACCTAagttaccttggacaagtaatgCAATGCTTACCCTtactggctctcagtttcctcttctgtaaaatgagtagggaTGGAacagggtagctagatggtacaccagtgcaggagtcaagaggacctgagtttaaatctcacctcagatacttgacactcactagctgtgtgaccttgggcaagtcactcaaccccaattgcctcatcctgggtcatctccagtcatcctgatgaatatctgatggtcactggattcagatggctctggaggagaagtgaggctggtgacctgcacaaccctacctcactaaaaacaaagtcatgcaagtgcaagtcatgtcattatttctctgatggcatggtcttcttcaacaacgaaggaagaacacacaggGATGGaacagatgatctccaaggtcatGTCTAGCTCTGAATCCTATGAGATGAACATAGCCCCCTTTCCCAAAGCTTAAGTAATCTGCTCAACAATTCATAGTTAGTAAAAAGGGGAACAAGAAATAAAATCTGGGACATTTTCCTCCTCCAGTGTGCTCCCTCTCCCCtggtttgtatgtatatacaatagaTATATCAATATACAGCAACTGTAATACActgtagatacaaatatatacacatccatacacatatatacacacagtaaaAGAAAGGACTTGGAATCTGGGACTTTCTCCTCTTCATTCCATTCTCTAGATAAACCAAGAGAGAAACACATGCATCCCACTCAGGCACACCCCAGGGCTATAACCAAGGTGGTTCAGGGCCCAGGATTCTCTTATTAGCATTCCTTGGACTATGGAGCCTGATCCAAAGAGTTAGTGACTATGTTTCATGCGCTGGGCTATACAGAATCACCTAGGCCCAGGCCTGTGTGTTGTGGTCACACAGCCAACTTGAGGGGTGAATTCCAACACTGTCTGCCCTGCCCCACCAGTGATGATGGcaaggaatcaatcaatcaatgccCCCAGCCCTTCACTtacctctttcttctctgtctttattAACAGCGAAATGGCAGCAGCAGGGCAGATGCTGAGGAATGCCAAAATTGCTGGGTAAGATGTAGACAGTATACATGAACAGAATATTAGACAGTTGTATTGGATAACCTTGGAAGTCTCTTGCAAAGCCTATGTCAAAGGTTCTTGCCACAAAGAAATAAATGCCAAAGATTGTGCTGAGCTATTTGAAGAAATGAATCTCAGGAAATTGGAGGGCATTAATTTTCTATAATCTAAATTGTTTAGTTTGTCTTCTGTCTTCTCTCACTTCAGCTATAAATTATTTCCCTATCCATGTATCTcttctttgctcctctaattCATATATGATATTTATGACCTTTCATGCCCAGATCACgttcccatttggagtttctctTGTGTGCTGTGAGGTCTTAGtgtaaacctaatttctgccagactgctgtATAGTTTTCCCAACAGGTCCTGTCACGTAGTATAACTAGAGTCGTTGGGTTTACCAAACCCTACGTTACTATGTTTGATTCTGTATGTTGTGTACTTAACTTGTTCACTGATCAAGGAATCATTGCCAAATTATTCTGATGATTACTACACTATAATATAGCTTGAGGTCTGGTACAGTTAGACCTCCATTCTTCATTATTTaacttgagattcttgacctttcatTACTCCATGTGAATTTAGTTATTCCTTCTAACCCtagaaaatattcttttgggAGTTTGATAGGTACGAAAtggaataactaaattaatttagatcATATtaccattttattatattggctcaacctatgtttctctaattatttaagcGTGTATTTCTTCAAAGAGTGTTTTATAGTTAAATTCACAAACTCCTAAATATTTCATagtttctgtagttattttagaaaattttcctttcttagctctccctgctggattttgttgattAATATAGTACTAACAGTGATTTATATGGATCTATTTTATATGCTCAAAACCTTGCTgatgttgttaattatttcaattaatttttagttgactctctagggttgtctaagtacatcatcatatcatctgtaaaagtaataattttctttcctctttgcccaAGCTAATCcccccaatttctttttcttgtcttattgctatggcTAACATTTCCATCACAATGGTAAACAGCAGTAGTAATAATGGACCTCCTCACTATTTCCCTATTCTTCTAGGAAAGGATTCTAACTTTTCTCCATTATGCAATATTTTCGTTTCAATTAAGCAAAATTCTACTGACTATATTAAGAAAAAGTTGACATTCCTATAATTTAGAGGTTTTAACTGGAAATGTCAgtgttggattttgtcaaaagtcCTTCCAGAATCTATATAATTATATGAGTTTTATAATTTACATAATTAACAGGGCTAATATTTGTTAATATGTATAGTATTCCTTACGTTGAATGAATACTGTTTTCCAGGTATAACCAAAACCTAGTTATAATGTATCATCTTTCTACTATGTTGCAGTAGCCAActtgctcaattttttttcaccaGTGTCCATTAGGGGATATCAGTCTACACTTTTCTTTCTTAGTTTTATCTATTCCTGGTTTAGGTACCAAGACcacatttgcatttttaaaagagacTGGAAAGATGTCTGCCTTTCAAATAGATGTCAAATAGTTATGctgtattgaaattaatttttctttgaatgtttgataaattcattttaaaaatccatctgTTTCTAGAATTTTTTATCCTCTGGAAGTTTGGTTAtgtcattcaatttctttttctgacattgagtgatttaaatattctattcctATGTCAatctacatattttatgtatttataagaATTCATGTATTTTCACTAAGTTAGTTTTTTTAGCACATAATTaggtaaaataatttctaatgatttcctctatttcttcttta
The DNA window shown above is from Notamacropus eugenii isolate mMacEug1 chromosome 2, mMacEug1.pri_v2, whole genome shotgun sequence and carries:
- the LOC140525386 gene encoding secreted phosphoprotein 24-like isoform X3; this encodes MEVLVIITLTLNIWACSGFPVYDYDPSMMRKALKASLEKVNSQSQNPNLFQAYKSSVRRVNFMNENDLTMDIDFKIRETECRKASENPPSTCDFKIGYYASTAFCRSTVEISSGQVQNVWVRCHHAFSSSESSSSEEIFGGRLGSYNWRNYYMRGIGDVEVFPPQSRRLQNDWNRYRAFE